The following are from one region of the Thiocapsa rosea genome:
- a CDS encoding DUF499 domain-containing protein yields MKRGNTKPWHQVVQLRDDITNQELSQKQFAADLYDVVTGRNPGVYHDAEEFFALTYPTVKLRDLARDVTHRLAGKSEKAVRQLHMTFGGGKTHSLITLVHLVRDPATLPDIPAVQQFKAHCALEGGLPKARVASVVFDRLDAEKGMEVTAPDGSAATVKMPWSAIAWQLAGPAGMKLLKDDGTERATPPATGVMEDLLKLARDDGAGVLILFDEVLWFVRVMADVDPAWIGRMREFMHSLTQAVAKVPQCCLVASLLASDPGKMDELGKQISKELYDEFKRVADEGIQPVESQDVPEILRRRLLKLESYTDRSEWPSQVFGALNGVQGIDDYTAKNRAAEEKRYTDAYPFHPALIETLYQKWTQLEGFQQTRGILKTLASALRDAVKWDRQPLIGAQIFLVEPQADGLSVAARELANVAQLEQYEGRRQNWTAILEAELGHARKAQDRLYGVQQREVEQAVMATFLHSQPIGQRATTRDLKVLIGVGAPDRIELDKGLSRWSDGSWYLDDTFTGDREGGLPKVWRLGSKPNLKQMHHDARQNVSATLVDEVLEKEIRGAGKLTESARGAGAKVHVLPARPADIEDDGEFHYAVLGPKAASNGKPSAEAKRFIDETTGPEKPRAQNRNAVVLAVPSKDGIDVAREKVRDLLGWEKVREMLKERSDIDTAATTRLEGNVRAARGEMVSQIVMAYSIAVTVNDSNEVAAYRINVDNDPLFPKMVADKRLRIESTAVNAEALLPGGPFDLWSAGDKARFVKDLVGAFAATARLPKMLNREAILETLLQGCEAGEFVLRITRADKSTRTFWKCRPDDNAIQDSSLEVVLSDAAVLSELDPQLLAPGNLPGLWGKEPVSLADLSAYFSGKYFVDVDKGGYTENLLIPAATLQAITDSVTSAVKAGRVWLVNGTVSVLAEDVPTGFVNDTAQLLSPPLPLASVDVLSAQLPAAWQGEATNAHHIHVALSSKVGKVLPWTRVVGALTEAFRLGLIERAVDSGAWPCDLGGAAAVKIVAGKGEAKEPTSPDRYGSKAATADLQTHEVQDFADNIDALREATAGHVLRIRVTVEIGDGGQIEQAVLDKANAILAQVKAGWKTE; encoded by the coding sequence ATGAAGCGAGGCAACACCAAGCCCTGGCACCAGGTCGTGCAGTTGCGCGACGACATCACCAACCAGGAACTATCGCAGAAGCAGTTTGCCGCCGACCTGTACGACGTGGTAACGGGCCGCAACCCGGGCGTGTACCACGACGCCGAGGAGTTTTTCGCGCTCACGTACCCCACGGTCAAGCTGCGCGATCTCGCGCGGGACGTCACGCACCGCTTGGCGGGCAAGTCCGAGAAGGCGGTGCGTCAGCTGCACATGACCTTCGGCGGCGGCAAGACGCATTCCCTCATCACGCTGGTGCATCTGGTTCGTGATCCCGCGACCCTGCCCGATATCCCGGCTGTGCAGCAGTTCAAGGCGCACTGCGCGCTTGAAGGGGGCTTGCCCAAGGCACGTGTGGCTTCGGTGGTGTTCGACCGGCTGGACGCGGAAAAGGGCATGGAAGTCACCGCGCCCGACGGCAGCGCGGCGACGGTCAAGATGCCCTGGAGCGCGATTGCGTGGCAGCTCGCCGGCCCGGCCGGCATGAAGCTGCTGAAGGACGACGGCACAGAGCGCGCCACACCCCCTGCGACCGGCGTGATGGAGGACCTGCTCAAGCTCGCACGGGATGACGGAGCGGGTGTGCTGATCCTGTTCGATGAGGTGCTGTGGTTTGTGCGCGTGATGGCGGACGTCGACCCCGCGTGGATCGGTCGCATGCGTGAGTTCATGCACAGCCTGACCCAGGCGGTGGCCAAGGTGCCGCAGTGCTGCCTGGTGGCCTCGCTGCTGGCGTCCGACCCCGGCAAGATGGACGAACTCGGCAAGCAGATCAGCAAGGAGCTGTATGACGAGTTCAAGCGGGTGGCCGACGAGGGCATCCAGCCGGTCGAGAGCCAGGACGTGCCGGAGATCCTGCGGCGGCGCCTGCTCAAGCTGGAAAGCTACACCGACCGGTCCGAGTGGCCCAGCCAGGTGTTCGGCGCGCTCAACGGGGTGCAGGGGATCGACGACTACACGGCGAAGAACCGCGCAGCCGAGGAAAAGCGCTACACCGACGCCTACCCCTTCCATCCTGCGTTGATCGAGACCCTGTATCAAAAATGGACGCAGCTCGAAGGGTTCCAGCAGACGCGCGGCATCCTCAAGACCTTGGCCTCGGCGCTGCGCGACGCGGTCAAGTGGGACCGGCAGCCGCTCATCGGCGCGCAGATCTTCCTGGTTGAACCGCAGGCCGATGGGCTGAGTGTCGCGGCACGCGAGCTGGCGAACGTCGCGCAGCTGGAGCAGTACGAAGGCCGCCGCCAGAACTGGACGGCCATCCTGGAGGCTGAGCTGGGTCACGCACGCAAGGCCCAGGACCGTTTGTACGGCGTCCAGCAGCGAGAAGTCGAGCAAGCGGTGATGGCGACCTTCCTGCACTCGCAGCCCATCGGTCAGCGTGCCACCACGCGTGATCTCAAGGTGCTGATTGGCGTTGGAGCGCCTGACCGGATCGAGTTGGACAAGGGCTTGTCACGCTGGTCCGACGGCTCCTGGTATCTCGACGATACGTTCACCGGCGACCGCGAGGGTGGCTTGCCGAAGGTGTGGCGTCTTGGGTCCAAGCCGAACCTGAAGCAGATGCACCACGATGCCCGCCAGAACGTCAGCGCCACCCTGGTTGATGAGGTTCTCGAGAAGGAGATTCGCGGTGCGGGCAAGCTGACCGAGAGTGCGCGCGGCGCCGGTGCCAAGGTACACGTGCTTCCGGCGCGCCCTGCCGACATCGAGGACGACGGCGAGTTTCACTACGCCGTGTTGGGCCCGAAGGCGGCGAGCAACGGAAAGCCCAGTGCCGAGGCCAAGCGCTTCATCGATGAGACGACCGGTCCCGAGAAGCCGCGTGCGCAGAATCGCAATGCGGTCGTGCTCGCGGTGCCGTCCAAGGATGGCATCGACGTGGCCCGCGAGAAGGTCCGCGACCTGCTCGGCTGGGAGAAGGTCCGCGAAATGCTAAAGGAGCGCAGCGACATCGACACGGCTGCGACGACTCGCCTGGAGGGCAATGTTCGCGCCGCGCGCGGCGAGATGGTGTCGCAGATCGTCATGGCCTACAGCATCGCCGTGACGGTCAACGACAGCAACGAGGTGGCCGCGTACCGCATCAATGTCGACAACGATCCCTTGTTCCCCAAGATGGTGGCGGACAAGCGCCTGCGGATCGAGAGCACTGCAGTGAACGCCGAGGCACTGCTGCCCGGCGGGCCTTTCGACCTGTGGAGTGCCGGCGACAAGGCGCGTTTCGTCAAGGACCTTGTCGGCGCCTTCGCGGCCACGGCCAGGCTGCCGAAGATGCTGAATCGAGAGGCCATTCTGGAGACGCTGCTCCAGGGGTGCGAGGCGGGTGAGTTCGTGCTGCGGATCACGCGAGCCGACAAGTCGACTCGGACCTTCTGGAAGTGCCGCCCTGATGACAACGCGATCCAGGACTCGAGTCTGGAAGTCGTCCTCTCGGATGCCGCAGTGCTCTCTGAATTGGATCCGCAGCTCCTGGCACCGGGCAATCTGCCCGGGCTTTGGGGCAAGGAGCCGGTGAGCCTTGCCGATCTGTCGGCGTACTTTTCCGGCAAGTACTTCGTTGACGTGGACAAGGGCGGCTACACCGAGAATCTGCTGATCCCGGCCGCAACTCTGCAGGCGATCACCGATTCGGTCACAAGCGCCGTCAAGGCCGGCCGGGTTTGGCTGGTCAACGGGACGGTCAGTGTGCTGGCGGAGGATGTCCCGACCGGCTTCGTCAACGACACGGCGCAACTCTTGTCGCCGCCCCTTCCGCTGGCCAGCGTCGACGTCCTGTCGGCGCAGTTGCCCGCGGCATGGCAGGGTGAAGCAACCAACGCGCACCATATCCATGTTGCGCTGTCGTCGAAGGTAGGCAAGGTGTTGCCCTGGACGCGGGTCGTCGGCGCACTGACCGAGGCATTCAGGCTGGGGTTGATCGAGCGTGCCGTCGACTCCGGCGCATGGCCATGCGATCTCGGCGGTGCCGCGGCGGTCAAGATCGTGGCGGGCAAAGGCGAGGCCAAGGAGCCGACTTCGCCTGATCGGTATGGATCGAAGGCGGCCACCGCCGATCTCCAGACCCATGAGGTGCAGGATTTCGCCGACAACATCGACGCCCTGCGTGAGGCGACGGCCGGTCATGTGCTGCGAATTCGAGTGACGGTTGAGATCGGCGACGGCGGCCAAATCGAGCAAGCGGTCTTGGATAAGGCAAACGCGATCCTTGCGCAGGTCAAGGCGGGTTGGAAGACCGAATAG
- the gmk gene encoding guanylate kinase produces the protein MSEGILFIVSAPSGAGKTSLVKALLARDPGLSLSVSCTTRAPRAGEQDGVHYHFIDQARFRESVAAGAFLEHAEVFGNLYGTREADVREALAAGRDLILEIDWQGARQVRERFRSAVGIFVLPPSIAELERRLCGRGTDSDAVIAGRMAQARDEMAHVEEYAYLVVNDLFNTALDALAAIVLAERQRFERQRPRLGFLLDAMT, from the coding sequence ATGAGCGAAGGCATCCTCTTTATCGTCTCGGCCCCTTCCGGCGCCGGGAAGACCTCATTGGTGAAGGCGCTCTTGGCGCGTGATCCGGGCCTTTCGCTGTCGGTCTCCTGTACGACGCGTGCGCCCCGCGCCGGTGAGCAGGACGGTGTCCACTATCACTTCATCGATCAGGCGCGGTTTCGGGAGTCGGTGGCCGCGGGTGCGTTTTTGGAGCATGCCGAGGTCTTCGGCAATCTCTACGGGACGCGCGAGGCCGATGTCCGCGAGGCACTGGCTGCCGGGCGGGATTTGATCCTGGAGATCGACTGGCAGGGCGCGCGGCAGGTGCGCGAGCGATTTCGCTCGGCGGTCGGGATCTTCGTCCTGCCGCCTTCGATCGCGGAGCTGGAGCGTCGTCTGTGCGGGCGGGGAACCGACAGCGATGCGGTGATCGCGGGTCGGATGGCCCAGGCGCGCGACGAGATGGCGCATGTCGAGGAGTATGCCTATCTGGTCGTGAACGACCTGTTCAACACGGCCCTGGATGCGCTGGCTGCCATCGTCCTCGCCGAGCGTCAGCGTTTCGAGCGGCAGCGGCCGCGGCTGGGGTTCCTGCTCGATGCCATGACCTGA
- the rpoZ gene encoding DNA-directed RNA polymerase subunit omega, whose protein sequence is MARITVEDCLNHVDNRFDLVLLATKRARQLANGVEPILPWANDKPTVMALREIAAGHISTAMVQAAQREIDETTAALEQALAEELASELGEAEPKGDPRE, encoded by the coding sequence ATGGCCAGAATTACCGTTGAGGACTGCCTCAATCACGTCGACAACCGCTTCGACCTGGTGCTGCTCGCAACCAAGCGTGCCCGCCAGTTGGCGAACGGCGTCGAGCCGATCCTGCCGTGGGCCAACGACAAGCCCACCGTGATGGCGCTGCGCGAGATTGCCGCGGGCCATATTTCGACCGCGATGGTGCAGGCCGCGCAGCGCGAGATCGACGAGACCACGGCCGCCTTGGAGCAGGCACTCGCCGAGGAGTTGGCCTCCGAACTCGGCGAGGCGGAGCCCAAGGGCGATCCGCGCGAGTAG
- a CDS encoding RelA/SpoT family protein, whose product MQTALLPVVAPATEHPIQSAVEASDRAPVARYLISDLCTYLETYLPPEQVSEFYRAYLFGAEAHEGQSRKSGEPYIYHPVAVARILAEMHMDYKCLIAALLHDVIEDTPVEKEQVAEVFDEEIADLVDGVSKLSQIEFESRAEAQAASLQKMLLAMTRDIRVILIKLADRLHNMRTLGSMHPDACRRISRETLDIFAPIANRLGINRVRVELEELGFLHHWPWRRHVIQRALQKTCGARVEMVGTVETALKQALHQEEIHGEVDGRRKHLYGIYRKMREKRRAFSEVVDVFAFRVTVDRVDTCYRVLGLVHNLYKPVPGRFKDYIAIPKANGYQSLHTVLIGPQGIHIEIQIRTEDMQRMAESGIAAHWLYKSGEQSTAKATTLASEWLQNLLVMQRAAGNSVEFLDHVKIDLFPDEVYVFTPKGRILTLKRGATVIDFAYAIHSDVGNTCVAARIDRRMVSLSTHLRSGQTVEIINAPGAKPNAAWLNFVVTGKARASIRGYLKNLKQREAQVLGRRLLSAELGTFGVDLDSLDPVRVAAYLEEANQRTLDDLLGDIGLGNRLAAFVARRLAGGDDDEATQAMQADKNLHPHRLAIRGTEGMVVSFARCCRPIPGDTIAALFSPGRGIVVHRSECRNLGSLETKRDKRLDVEWANEPDGEFPTEIRVEIGNRRGALAIVAGAIAELGSNIENVHSREKDGMTTALEFLILVKGRVHLARIMRRLRQIPLVLRITRVPR is encoded by the coding sequence ATGCAAACCGCCCTCCTCCCCGTCGTTGCCCCGGCCACCGAGCACCCGATTCAGTCCGCCGTGGAGGCATCCGACCGCGCGCCCGTGGCCCGTTATTTGATCAGCGACCTCTGCACCTATCTCGAGACCTATCTCCCGCCCGAGCAGGTCAGCGAGTTCTATCGCGCCTATCTGTTCGGGGCCGAGGCGCACGAGGGTCAAAGCCGCAAATCGGGTGAGCCCTACATCTACCATCCGGTCGCGGTCGCGCGCATCCTGGCCGAGATGCACATGGACTATAAGTGCCTGATCGCGGCCCTGCTGCACGACGTGATCGAGGATACTCCGGTCGAGAAGGAGCAGGTCGCGGAGGTCTTCGACGAGGAGATCGCCGATCTCGTCGACGGGGTGAGCAAGCTCTCGCAGATCGAGTTCGAGTCGCGTGCCGAGGCCCAGGCGGCGAGCCTGCAGAAGATGCTGCTCGCCATGACGCGCGACATCCGCGTCATCCTGATCAAGCTCGCCGATCGTCTGCACAACATGCGTACGCTCGGGTCCATGCACCCGGATGCCTGCCGACGGATCTCGCGCGAGACGCTCGACATCTTCGCCCCCATCGCCAACCGTCTCGGGATCAACCGCGTCCGGGTCGAGCTCGAAGAGCTGGGTTTCCTGCACCATTGGCCTTGGCGACGTCACGTCATTCAACGCGCCTTGCAGAAGACCTGCGGTGCGCGCGTCGAGATGGTCGGCACCGTGGAGACGGCCCTCAAACAGGCCCTGCATCAGGAGGAGATCCACGGTGAGGTCGATGGCCGGCGCAAACACCTCTACGGCATCTATCGCAAGATGCGCGAGAAGCGCCGAGCCTTCTCGGAGGTGGTGGACGTCTTCGCCTTCCGGGTGACGGTGGATCGGGTCGACACCTGTTATCGCGTGCTCGGGCTGGTCCACAATCTCTACAAACCCGTGCCGGGGCGCTTCAAGGACTACATCGCCATCCCCAAGGCGAACGGCTATCAATCGCTTCACACGGTGCTCATCGGCCCTCAGGGCATCCACATCGAGATCCAGATCCGCACCGAGGACATGCAGCGCATGGCCGAGTCCGGGATCGCCGCGCACTGGCTCTACAAGAGCGGCGAGCAATCCACGGCCAAGGCCACGACACTGGCCTCGGAGTGGTTGCAAAATCTCCTCGTGATGCAGCGTGCGGCCGGCAATTCGGTGGAGTTCCTCGACCACGTGAAGATCGACCTCTTCCCCGACGAGGTCTATGTCTTCACGCCCAAGGGGCGGATCCTGACGCTCAAGCGGGGTGCAACGGTCATCGACTTCGCCTACGCAATCCATTCGGATGTCGGCAACACCTGTGTCGCTGCGCGGATCGACCGGCGCATGGTCTCGCTGAGCACGCATCTGCGCAGCGGCCAGACGGTGGAGATCATCAACGCACCCGGCGCCAAGCCGAATGCGGCCTGGCTGAATTTCGTCGTGACCGGCAAGGCCCGCGCGAGCATCCGGGGCTACCTGAAGAACCTCAAACAGCGCGAGGCCCAGGTGCTGGGACGGCGCTTGCTCAGTGCGGAACTCGGCACATTCGGGGTGGATCTGGACAGCCTCGACCCGGTCCGTGTCGCGGCCTACCTGGAAGAGGCCAATCAGCGCACCCTCGACGACCTGCTCGGTGATATCGGACTCGGGAATCGTCTGGCCGCATTCGTGGCGCGTCGCTTGGCCGGGGGCGATGACGACGAGGCGACCCAAGCGATGCAGGCCGACAAGAATCTGCATCCCCACCGTCTGGCGATTCGCGGTACCGAGGGGATGGTGGTGAGCTTCGCGCGCTGCTGTCGGCCGATCCCGGGCGACACCATCGCCGCGCTCTTCAGCCCGGGCCGCGGAATCGTGGTCCATCGCAGTGAATGCCGCAACCTCGGCAGCCTTGAGACCAAGCGCGACAAACGTCTGGATGTCGAATGGGCCAACGAGCCGGACGGCGAGTTCCCGACCGAGATCCGGGTGGAGATCGGCAATCGACGCGGCGCGCTTGCGATCGTCGCCGGCGCCATCGCCGAGCTGGGCTCGAACATCGAGAACGTCCACTCGCGCGAGAAGGACGGCATGACCACCGCGTTGGAGTTCCTGATCCTCGTGAAGGGCCGTGTGCATCTCGCACGCATCATGCGCCGCCTGAGACAGATCCCGCTCGTCCTGCGCATCACCCGCGTCCCGCGCTGA
- a CDS encoding DUF2384 domain-containing protein, with translation MSELTLDERCSLTRRIMSLLEGWSLGASDILVLLQLPASIKARNLSRYRDEECFPDDPEVNRRLSYLVRIEDALHTYFPRNPEMRHLWVKRANKQFNKRAPIAVMVEDGESGLISVLSHLDCTFAWDMTGSKAEYGKG, from the coding sequence ATGTCCGAACTTACGCTCGACGAGCGCTGCTCGCTCACGCGCCGCATCATGTCGCTTCTGGAAGGCTGGAGCCTCGGTGCGAGCGATATCCTGGTGCTCCTTCAACTGCCGGCAAGCATCAAAGCGCGCAACCTCTCGCGCTATCGGGACGAGGAGTGCTTTCCGGATGATCCGGAGGTCAATCGGCGGCTCTCGTATCTGGTGCGAATCGAAGACGCGCTGCACACCTACTTCCCGCGCAACCCGGAGATGCGTCACCTCTGGGTCAAACGCGCCAACAAGCAATTCAATAAACGCGCGCCGATCGCCGTGATGGTCGAGGACGGCGAGAGCGGGTTGATCTCCGTCCTGTCGCATCTGGACTGTACATTCGCTTGGGATATGACGGGGTCGAAGGCCGAATACGGCAAGGGCTAA
- the hemF gene encoding oxygen-dependent coproporphyrinogen oxidase, whose product MSDRPDADAVKTYLLDLQDRICAALRETDGGAGFREDAWERPGGGGGRTRIMQDGAVFERGGINFSHVFGERLPPSASANRPELAGRGFQAMGVSLVVHPQNPYVPTSHLNVRFFIAERPDAEPVWWFGGGFDLTPYYGFEEDVRHWHSAAREACLPFGEDVYPRYKDWCDRYFYLKHREEPRGVGGLFFDDLSEGGFDHSFAFMRSVAEAYLPAYLPIVNRRWAKQYGDEERAFQKYRRGRYVEFNLVYDRGTLFGLQSGGRTESILMSLPPEVSWRYDFRPEPGSPEAELYERFLKPRDWLADHPPAA is encoded by the coding sequence ATGTCCGATCGACCCGACGCCGACGCCGTCAAGACCTATCTGCTCGATCTACAGGACCGCATCTGCGCGGCGTTGCGCGAGACCGACGGCGGAGCAGGCTTCCGCGAAGACGCCTGGGAGCGACCGGGCGGCGGTGGCGGACGCACGCGCATCATGCAGGACGGAGCCGTCTTCGAGCGCGGCGGCATCAACTTCTCGCACGTCTTCGGCGAGCGCCTGCCGCCCTCGGCGAGCGCGAATCGGCCCGAGCTGGCCGGGCGCGGATTCCAGGCGATGGGCGTGTCCTTGGTCGTGCATCCGCAGAACCCCTATGTGCCGACCTCGCATCTGAACGTGCGGTTCTTCATCGCGGAGCGACCCGACGCCGAGCCGGTTTGGTGGTTCGGCGGCGGTTTCGATCTGACGCCCTATTACGGCTTCGAGGAGGACGTGCGCCACTGGCACAGCGCGGCGCGCGAGGCATGCCTGCCGTTCGGCGAGGACGTCTATCCGCGCTACAAGGATTGGTGCGACCGCTATTTTTATCTCAAACATCGCGAGGAACCCCGCGGGGTCGGCGGTCTTTTCTTCGACGATCTGAGCGAAGGAGGATTCGATCACAGCTTCGCCTTCATGCGCAGCGTCGCGGAGGCCTATTTGCCGGCCTATCTGCCCATCGTGAATCGCCGCTGGGCGAAGCAATACGGCGACGAGGAGCGCGCCTTTCAGAAGTACCGCCGCGGGCGCTATGTGGAGTTCAACCTGGTCTACGACCGGGGCACCCTGTTCGGGCTGCAATCGGGCGGACGCACCGAGTCGATCCTGATGTCGCTCCCGCCGGAGGTGAGCTGGCGCTATGACTTTCGCCCGGAGCCCGGCAGCCCGGAGGCCGAACTCTACGAGCGCTTCCTCAAGCCGCGCGACTGGCTTGCCGACCATCCACCCGCGGCTTGA
- a CDS encoding penicillin acylase family protein, which translates to MPRRILLLIVAILVIGLSAGAVGLVWIAKRGEPSYAGSLAIPGLEAPVRVRYGPHAIPTIEADSVHDLLFAQGYVVARERMWQMDLLRRLAGGRLAEVFGPLVLPADRFFRTMGLDREAERSLAVLNLEEMSLLESYAAGVNAYRTEAAAERRLPLEYLVVRAEPAPWTPQDSLLIGGYMAWTQSYNLRAELTFLRLAARIGPERARELFPTDAGIPAPEVSPELVRELALEQGRTRMRGDRHGPTIEPVLEIVARLGLPLPAAASNGWAVNGPRTANGEALLANDPHLAGSMPGIWYLLELIAPDLHVAGASLPGVPLVMIGHNRDLAWGFTSTIADTQDIFVERLMADGTSVERAGGRSEPITIRVERISVKGADPVDLVIRSTDNGVIVNDILGPITKTPMDLPSLDTPHLLALRETNDLPDRAFAGLLRLNRAETLEEAGEAILEFKHVVLNLMSAHRDGGIALQVSGVLPQRGKGSGAFPSPGWVDGYAWQGLVPQKHNPQRVDPPGAALITANNRIVPVEYPVTISNAWMAPFRAERIAERLDAAGSLTPEAMAQIQTDRISTHARLAQAALRRIAVELQAVDEAAWRIAAEELLDWDGDMAGSSRSAAFYAMLEPALYRALYEDELGEDLEAMAAMAMFAYSPLQEMLRSGRSSFWDDVTTSWTEGPAEIWARALRAAKADLDARISNPEDARLDRIRTLTFPHAFGTLPLVGRLFNVGPIGVGGGADTVNVMKPMPLAPEESVFIPSMRVVYIPANWAGTRGVLPLGQSGHLFSRHRTDQLDAWLTGAAYSWPWNGPSEQETIGVLMLAPGL; encoded by the coding sequence ATGCCACGTCGGATCCTGTTGCTCATCGTCGCGATCCTGGTCATCGGCCTTTCGGCCGGCGCCGTCGGTTTGGTGTGGATCGCCAAGCGCGGCGAGCCGAGCTACGCGGGCAGCCTGGCCATTCCGGGGCTTGAAGCCCCGGTGCGTGTTCGCTACGGACCCCACGCCATCCCGACGATCGAGGCCGACAGCGTACATGATCTGTTGTTTGCACAGGGCTATGTCGTGGCACGCGAGCGGATGTGGCAGATGGATTTGCTGCGCCGTCTCGCCGGCGGGCGTCTGGCGGAGGTATTCGGACCCTTGGTGTTGCCGGCGGATCGCTTCTTTCGCACCATGGGGCTCGATCGCGAGGCCGAGCGCAGTCTGGCTGTGTTGAACCTCGAGGAGATGTCTCTCCTCGAGTCCTATGCGGCGGGCGTGAACGCCTATCGCACCGAGGCGGCGGCCGAGCGTCGCCTGCCGCTCGAGTACCTGGTCGTGCGCGCCGAACCCGCGCCATGGACCCCGCAAGACAGCCTTCTGATCGGCGGCTACATGGCCTGGACCCAATCCTACAACCTTCGCGCCGAGCTGACCTTCCTGCGTCTGGCGGCCCGGATCGGTCCGGAGCGGGCGCGCGAGCTCTTTCCCACCGATGCCGGTATCCCGGCGCCGGAGGTGTCGCCCGAGCTGGTGCGTGAGCTGGCGCTGGAGCAGGGGCGGACTCGAATGCGCGGCGACCGGCATGGGCCGACGATCGAGCCCGTGCTGGAGATCGTCGCCCGCCTCGGCCTGCCCTTGCCCGCGGCGGCGAGCAACGGCTGGGCGGTGAACGGGCCGCGAACGGCGAACGGCGAGGCATTGCTCGCCAACGACCCGCATCTGGCCGGTTCCATGCCCGGAATCTGGTACCTGCTGGAGCTGATTGCACCGGACCTGCATGTCGCCGGGGCGAGCCTGCCCGGTGTCCCCCTGGTGATGATCGGGCACAACCGGGATCTCGCCTGGGGCTTCACCAGCACCATCGCCGATACGCAGGACATCTTCGTCGAGCGTCTCATGGCCGACGGCACGAGCGTCGAGCGGGCAGGCGGACGATCCGAGCCGATCACGATTCGGGTCGAGCGCATCTCGGTCAAGGGCGCTGATCCGGTCGACCTCGTCATCCGCTCGACCGACAACGGCGTGATCGTCAACGACATCCTGGGGCCGATCACCAAGACGCCGATGGACCTGCCGAGCCTGGACACGCCCCATCTGCTGGCCTTGCGCGAGACCAATGATCTCCCGGATCGCGCCTTCGCCGGGCTGCTGCGTCTCAACCGGGCCGAGACGCTCGAGGAAGCCGGCGAGGCCATCCTGGAGTTCAAGCACGTCGTTCTGAACCTCATGTCGGCGCACCGCGACGGCGGCATCGCTCTGCAGGTCAGCGGGGTCCTGCCGCAGCGCGGCAAGGGCTCGGGCGCTTTTCCCTCGCCGGGTTGGGTGGACGGCTATGCCTGGCAGGGGCTCGTGCCCCAGAAGCACAACCCGCAGCGCGTTGATCCGCCCGGTGCGGCCTTGATCACCGCCAACAACCGCATCGTCCCGGTCGAGTATCCGGTGACCATCAGCAACGCCTGGATGGCGCCTTTTCGGGCCGAGCGCATTGCCGAGCGGCTCGATGCGGCAGGTTCCTTGACGCCCGAGGCGATGGCGCAGATCCAGACCGATCGCATCAGCACTCACGCACGGCTCGCCCAAGCCGCCCTGCGCAGGATCGCGGTCGAGCTCCAGGCGGTCGATGAGGCCGCCTGGCGTATCGCCGCCGAAGAGCTGCTCGATTGGGATGGCGACATGGCGGGTTCCAGCCGGTCCGCGGCCTTCTACGCCATGCTCGAGCCCGCGCTCTACAGGGCGCTTTACGAAGACGAGCTGGGCGAGGATCTCGAAGCCATGGCCGCGATGGCCATGTTTGCCTACAGCCCCTTGCAGGAGATGCTCCGCAGCGGCCGGTCGAGCTTCTGGGACGATGTGACGACGTCCTGGACCGAGGGTCCGGCCGAGATCTGGGCGCGGGCGCTGAGGGCCGCCAAGGCGGATCTCGATGCCCGGATCTCCAACCCGGAGGATGCGCGTCTGGACCGGATTCGCACCCTGACCTTCCCGCATGCCTTCGGTACTCTGCCGCTCGTCGGGCGTCTCTTCAACGTCGGTCCGATCGGTGTCGGCGGGGGTGCGGATACGGTGAACGTTATGAAGCCGATGCCGCTCGCGCCCGAGGAGTCCGTCTTTATCCCCTCAATGCGGGTCGTCTACATCCCCGCGAATTGGGCAGGTACCCGCGGCGTGCTCCCGCTCGGCCAGTCCGGACACCTCTTTTCGCGCCACCGAACGGATCAACTCGATGCTTGGCTGACCGGCGCCGCCTATTCGTGGCCCTGGAACGGGCCGAGCGAGCAAGAGACGATCGGTGTTCTGATGCTGGCCCCGGGTCTTTAG
- the dtd gene encoding D-aminoacyl-tRNA deacylase, which translates to MIGLLQRVSHAHVEVSGETIGAIERGLLVLVGVQRGDTTARAERLLERLLGYRVFPDADDRMNLSLRDIGGGLLLVPQFTLAADTRKGTRASFTSAAPPEEGERLFDALVARAHAAHPRVATGRFGADMQVGLVNDGPVTFWLET; encoded by the coding sequence GTGATCGGTTTACTGCAACGTGTCTCCCACGCTCATGTCGAGGTCTCCGGCGAGACGATCGGCGCCATCGAGCGCGGCCTCTTGGTCTTGGTCGGCGTGCAGCGGGGCGATACGACCGCCCGCGCAGAACGCCTGCTGGAGCGCCTGCTCGGTTATCGGGTCTTCCCGGACGCCGACGACCGCATGAACCTCAGCCTGCGCGACATCGGCGGCGGCCTGCTGCTGGTGCCGCAATTCACACTCGCTGCAGACACCCGCAAAGGAACCCGTGCGAGCTTCACCTCCGCCGCACCGCCGGAGGAAGGCGAGCGCTTGTTCGACGCGCTTGTCGCGCGGGCTCACGCGGCTCATCCCCGAGTCGCGACCGGGCGCTTCGGCGCAGACATGCAGGTCGGCTTAGTCAATGACGGACCCGTGACCTTCTGGCTGGAAACCTAA